From the Vibrio natriegens NBRC 15636 = ATCC 14048 = DSM 759 genome, the window ATATTTCAGAACAAACCAATGAAGCCTTGCACCTGGGTGCTCTGGATGACAATGCCATCATTTACATCCACAAAATCGATTCTGGCTACAACCTACGCATGCAATCGCGCATTGGTCGCCGTAACCCTCTTTACAGTACTGCTATTGGTAAAGTTCTACTTTCTGAGCGCGATGAAAGCTTCGTCCGTGAGGTGTTAAGCGGTGTAGAATTTATTAAGCACACTGAAAAAACGCTAGAAAACACGGAACAAGTGCTAGAAGAATTGGCAAAAGTGCGCGCTCAACACTTTGCAGAAGATAACGAAGAGCAAGAACCTGGCCTTCGCTGTATCGCAGCGCCGGTTTATAACCGCTTTGGTCAAATCATTGCTGCTCTGTCTATCTCATTCCCTGTTATTCGCTTTGAAGAAGAACGAATGGAAGAGTATGTTGGCTTATTGCATCAAGCAGGCAAAAATATTTCCGAGCACTTGGGATATCATAACTACCCCGCATAGTCTGGAAAGCAGCTAGACGGCTGCTTTATTGCCTACTTTATAAATCTTTATTGCCTACTTTATAAATGTTGAGAGGGCGATTAAATTTCGCAATTTACCTTATGTAACGCTTCGGCAGCTGATGCGCTGATCACGCCAACTCTTTCGCTAAAAAGTCGATGAGTAATCTAACTTTAGGCGATAGTTTATGACTTGGTGGATACAGCGCCCAAATACCTTCACGATCGTCCCGGTAATCACTGAGCACTTCGACGAGTTCACCGCAATCTAACGCCTCTTGAACGTAATAATCCGGTAACTGCACTAAACCAAGCCCACGCTTTGCCGCATCCACTAAAGCGAAACCACTGTTGCATTTGATCCGTCCAGAGACGCGCAACGACTTCTCTCGGTTCTGCTCTTTGAAATGCCAGTAATCGACAGAACCCACCAAACACTGATGACGCCCTAACTCTGATAGTGTATGGGGTTCGCCAAATCGTTCCAGATAATTAGGGCTCGCACAGACATACATTTGGCGTGAAGAAAGGCGCTTAGCAATCATACTTGAGTCTTGTAATCGCCCCAGGCGTATGGCCACATCCACCCCTTTCTCTATCAAGTCGAGTCGCTGGTTGGTCAGAATCAAGTCGAGATTCACCTGAGGATGCCTCTCTAAGAACTGATGCAATAATGGCGCAAGGTTCATTTCTCCATAGGTAACCGGAGCCGTCACCCGCAGTATGCCTTTTGGCTCTGCCTGCATTTGAGTCACGGCAAGCTCGGCTAACTCTAGTCCTTCTAACAGGTGCTTACACTGCTGATAATACAGCTGACCTGCCTCAGAAAGAGAAACTTTACGCGTGGTACGATGCAGCAATTTCACCGCTAAACGTTGCTCTAGCGCGGAAACTCGACGACTGATCTGTGCAACCGATGTTTTAAGTTTATTTGCAGCGCCAGTGAAACTGTTTGTCTCTGCAACGGCTACAAACTCAGTAACACCTTCCCAATTCGCCATTTCTCTGTTCCCGTCAAATCATTTAACGACAACATTGTCACACAAACTCTGACCGGGAGAAACTTCCCTTTATCTATACCCCTCAATACAAAAAGTTAATTAAATGTAAACGATTTAACATTGAGCAAACATGAGCTGTGTTTTTATAGCGTCTGAATCCACAAGTAGGACAGAAGAATGACCAAGCACAATACCCCATTAGCTGGTTTTACTCATATGGAACATGGCACAGCACAAGACTGGAAGATCATCGCGGAACAATTTGTTGATTATGCGGGAGAATTACCAGACAGAATCATCAAACACCTTTTATTGCTTGATGGTGATTTTGGTGGCTTTCAGGTTGATCGGCTCACACACAGCCTCCAATGTGCAACACTCGCCTATCGAGATGGTAAGGATGACGAGTACGTAGTGTGTGCGCTACTGCATGATATTGGCGATACGTTGGGTTCGTACAACCACCCAGATATCGCCGCCACAATCCTCGAGCCTTTCGTCAGTGAAGAGAATCACTGGATGATCAAACATCATGGTATTTTCCAGGGATATTACTTCTTCCATCACTTGAATATGGACAGAGAGATGCACAAAGCGTACATCGATCATCCTTGTTACCAACGCACCCTGGAGTTTGTGCGTAAATATGACGCGCCAGCCTTTGATCCTGAATTAGACACCCTACCGCTAGAATTCTTTGAGCCGATGATCCGCAAGGTATTTGAGCGTCCCGTTCGTTCGATTTACAAACAAGCTCAAGACAAAATAGCAGCAGAATAGGGAGAGGCGATCATGAATTCATCAATGAGAAATCAAGTTAGCGAACAAGAATGGCAGTTACGTGTGGAATTAGCCGCATGCTACAGACTGGTCGCAGAATTCGGCTGGGACGACTTAATCTTTACCCATATAAGTGTACGAATTCCAGGCCCTGAGCATCATTTTCTGATCAATCCTTACGGGATGATGTTTGATGAAATTACCGCCTCTGACCTTATCAAAATCGATCAGGATGGTAATAAGCTGCAAGACACACCTCACTCCGTCAATCACGCTGGATTTATCATCCACAGCTGTATCCATGAGGCGCGTCATGATGTGGGTTGTATTATTCATACACATACGCGAGCTGGTGTCGCGGTCAGCGCGCAGAAAAATGGCATCTTGCCAATCAGTCAACAGTCAACTTATGTGCTGTCGTCATTGGCTTATCACGACTATGAAGGCGTCGCAGTAAGAGAAGATGAACAACCTCGTTTGCAGCAAGATCTGGGAGAGGCAACTTTCCTTGTGCTGCGCAATCATGGGCTATTAACGGTAGGCAAAACCGTAGCGGATGCATTTTTGTCTATGTATGCCTTGGAAACCACCTGCCAAATCCAATTAGCCGCACAATCGGGAGGCAGTGAGCTCATTCACATTGAATCCAAGATTGTCAGCTCGATAACTGAAGCGGTGAAAACACAAGGCGTGAATGGTTCCATCGTATGGCCAGCGTTACTGCGCAAACTGGACCGAATCGACCCACGCTACAAAGACTGATCAATAAAGAAAAAGGCGCTGAATCATAAACATGATAAGCGCTTTTTTTGTTTGCCCCAAAGCACACCTGTCGTCATCAAAAATCCTTTTGTCTTCTATCCGGTTTAACACTCTTATTATTACTTATATGTAAAAATCATTTTCATAAACGACGGATTATCATTTTTAATGAAATAGATAAAATGAGCATAAATAAAACTACAGGCGAAAAGCGAAAGCTCAGCTACGCTTAACTACTACGCCTACCTATTGATTAGATAAGGGAAATCCAATGGCACTTGAAATCAAACCAGGTCAAACATCGATCAAATCTAAAGCGGCTGTCGCATGGGCGGCAGGCGAGCCATTAAAAATGGAAGAAGTGGATGTACAACTGCCTAAAAAAGGTGAAGTTTTAGTCCGTATCGTGGCAACTGGCGTTTGTCATACGGACGCATTCACGCTATCTGGTGACGATCCAGAAGGCATCTTCCCTGCGATTCTTGGTCACGAAGGTGGCGGTATCGTTGAAATGGTAGGCGAAGGCGTGACTAGTGTTGAAGTTGGTGATCACGTTATTCCTCTTTACACAGCAGAATGTGGCGAGTGTAAGTTCTGTAAGTCAGGCAAAACGAACCTTTGTCAGGCTGTACGTGAGACGCAAGGTAAAGGCCTAATGCCAGATGGCACAAGCCGCTTCTCAATCAATGGCGAAACAATTTTCCATTACATGGGCTGTTCGACGTTTTCTGAGTACACTGTACTACCAGAAATTTCACTAGCGAAAGTAAACAAAGAAGCACCTCTGGAAGAAGTATGTCTACTTGGCTGTGGTGTGACTACCGGTATGGGCGCAGTACTGAATACAGCAAAAGTTCAGGAAGGCGACACAGTAGCCATCTTTGGCCTAGGCGGCATCGGTCTGTCTGCAATCATTGGTGCACGTATGGCTGGCGCTAGCCGCATCATCGGTATCGATATCAATGAGAGTAAATTCGATCTTGCGAAACAGCTTGGCGCAACCGATGTGATTAACCCTCAGAAATTCGACAAGCCAATTCAGGAAGTCATTGTTGAAATGACAGATGGCGGCGTTGATTTCTCGTTTGAATGTATCGGTAACGTCAACGTGATGCGTCAGGCTCTTGAATGCTGTCACAAAGGCTGGGGTGAGTCAGTCATCATCGGTGTAGCTGGTGCAGGTCAAGAGATCTCTACCCGCCCATTCCAACTGGTAACTGGCCGCGTATGGCGAGGCAGTGCGTTCGGTGGCGTAAAAGGCCGATCTGAGCTTCCAGAAATTGTAGAAAAATACATGGCAGGTGAATTCGGTCTACAAGAATTCATTACTCACACTATGGGACTTGAAGACGTCAACGAGGCGTTCGACCTGATGCATGAAGGTAAGAGTATCCGTAGCGTGATTCACATGGACAAATAATGTCTCTGCAGGCTCTCCCTAGGGAGAGCCTTATTGTATTAACGGTGTCCTGCCGTTGAATCTAATTTCTGCTTCTTAAGAGTTTATTCATGATGATAGAAAACGTAAGTCAGGCCAAAGTTTTTGGTGGCTGGCACAAACAATACACTCACGAATCTAGTTCACTGAATTGCCAAATGCGATTCGCTATTTTCCTGCCGCCAAACGCGACAAAGTCCCACCCAGTACCAGTGCTTTACTGGCTATCGGGTCTCACTTGTAGCGATGAAAACTTCATGCAGAAAGCTGGCGCATTTCGTATGGCTGCCGAACTTGGCATCGCCATTGTTGCCCCAGACACCAGCCCTCGTGGCGAAGGTGTGGCAGATGATGAAAATTACGACCTCGGTCAGGGTGCTGGTTTTTATCTTAATGCAACTCAGGCACCTTGGTCACAGCACTACTTCATGTATGACTACATCACGAAAGAACTACCAGCAATCATCGAAAACAATTTCCCGGTTTCTGATGTGAAGTCTATTTCTGGCCACAGCATGGGCGGGCATGGTGCACTGACTATCGGCTTAAAAAATGCCGATCAGTATCGCTCAATTTCAGCATTTAGCCCTATCAGTAACCCTATTCAGTGTCCTTGGGGCCAAAAAGCGTTTACCGCTTATTTAGGTACCGATATCGAAAACTGGAAACAATATGATGCGAGTGAGTTGCTGAAACAAGGTCCATCACCATTGGCTATTCTGGTTGATCAGGGCGACGCAGACGGGTTCCTGAGTGAACAACTTAAACCTGAACTTCTCGTTGCGGCGGCGAATAAGCATGGTTCAGAACTAACGCTTCGAATGCAGCCAGGTTATGATCACAGTTATTACTTCATCTCGAGCTTTATTGATGACCATTTGAACTTTCATGCCAAGTATTTGTTCGAGTAAGTTGTTAATAAGTAACATAATAATAAGCCACCCCAAAAAGGTGGCTTTATTCTTTTTTGAATATCTATTCGTTATTCAGAAATATTATTAATTTTAAAATTGAATTGAAAATGTTAATTTTCTTCTAATATTTATTAATTGATAATTATATCGATTTTTATTGAATAGTACTTAAAATACGCTAAGAGTCCTAATATTCCTCTAATCCCTGCATTTCATCGTTCATTTATTTAAGAAGTCACGTAATAGCCTTGACGTAAAGTAAGCGTAAGGTTACTTTTCAAACAAGATATATTTTTGCAACCTTATCCATTTATTCAAATCATCGAAACCTTAAATAAATCACGGCTAGCGTCGCTTTCTCTAGCTCAGTAAAAGCATAAAACTCCAAAATGAATAGAATGAAAAAGATACTCGTATTAGGCTTGCTGTGTTTTGCCCCTTTTATTTCTGCACATACCGTTTCATTTAGTAACGGTCCGCAAAAGTCCAGTGTGGCATTGGAATTAGAAGACATTCAATCGTTGCCAGAAACCACTTACACCACCGAGTTACCTTGGAGTAAAGGGGAGTCTGAGTTTACTGGAGTAAAGCTGAGTGACTTACTCACTTACGTATATGGTGATATTCCAGCGCAAATCGATATCAGTGGTTTAAACAATTACCACGCGACCGTAACGCGACCAGATATCGTTAGATATGAGCCGATTTTGGCCTATCAAAAAGATAAACATTACATAAAAATCAGGGACAAAGGCCCATATTGGGTTGTATATCCGCTGAACCTTTACCCAGAGCTAAATCGATCCGCATATCATGCCCAAATGGTCTGGCAGGTGAATGAAATTAAATTGATAAAGAAATAATGAAATTATCAGATACCTATCCACTCAAGCCCCAAAAGTGGCGATACACAACACTCAGCAAACTGCTGCTGTTCGTCTTTGCTACCTCTTTATTACTCGCGAATGTCGTGCTACTTCAACAAACGCGTGCATTAGCGCAAAACTTTACTAACGAGCAAAAACAAGCCACGTGGTTTTTGTTTCAGCTGTCTAAAGAGCTGTCGGAACTAGTTGGAGAAGCTCGTCGGCTTGATGAAGACATACAGGACATAAATGGCGCAGAGCTACAGTATGAGCTCGCCTGGAGCCGCTTTGACTTACTCATCAACAGCGATGATGCGTACACTTTCTTTTCTCGCAACAATATTCAGCAGTATTTTTTAGAACTCTTCGAACAATTCAAGGACCTTGAGCCTTTTCTTGTCGAGGCGAGCAACGGAGATCGTCAGGCGGCAGCCCAGTTTTATCGCTCAACCCAGACGCTGTACTTAGACTTAGTGGATTTTGTGAATCAAAACTTCCGACTCACCAGCAAAGTATATGAAGCACAAAAAGGTGAAACACAGCGACTGGTACAAGCGCAATATATGTTGTTTGCGACTTTTGTGTTGTCGACACTTTCTCTTATTTATTTCTTTTACCGCGAATCAAGTTTCCACCGAAAACTAGCACTCAGCGATCCGCTGACAAGACTTGGCAACAGAAGCGCGCTGTTTGTGACGCTTAGAAAAAACATGCAACAAAAAAACACGTTTTATCTCTGTATCCTGGACTTAAACGGGTTTAAAAAAATTAATGATACTCACGGACACCAAGCTGGCGACAAAGTTTTACGAGCTATCGCTAACCGGCTAAAGTCGATGGAGATCAATAATTTTACCACTTACCGAATGGGTGGTGATGAGTTTGCCATCGTCGTTCAGGACAAAGCCATCAGCGAAGAAGAAATACAGCGTCATATTAATGCCGTGTTTGATGACCCGGTACTAAAAACAGAAAACGATCATCAACTTTCGACCAGTATTGGTATCGCGCGGTATCCGATGGATAGCGATAATATCGACTTCCTTATCAATATCGCAGATAAACGCATGTACAAGATGAAATTCCAAAGATAGAACAGAGTGACATCTCAAACATACAAAAGCCCCGCTCTTCAACAAGCGGGGCTTTTCATTACAACTGAGGGTGAGTCTGCGCGACTAGTTGTTCAGAAATTTTTCTTTCAGCACAGTGAGGACACCAGATTCCTGATTGCTTGGCGCAGAAAAACGGGCGATTTTCTTAATCTCTTCATGAGCATTGGCCACCGCATAAGAGTGCTCGCTCACTTGCAGCATTTCCAAATCATTTAGGTAATCACCAAATGTCATCGTCTCTGCAGGTGTGAAATTCATGGTTTGTTGAAGATACTGAATTGCCGCCCCTTTAGAAGCTTTTGCGTTCATCACATCTAGCCAGATTTTGGCACTAACAACGACTTTATGTGAGTCACCAAACTGGCCGTTCATCGTCGGGAAGACTAACTCTTCTGAACCGTCAAAATGGCAGATCGCAACTTTAATGAACTCATCGTCAACCTGAAGCAAATCGTCGACGTTTTCACAGCGATGGTAGTACTTTTGAAACTCTTCCAACGTTTTTTGATCCTGAATTTCGATATAAGCCGAACGCTTACCACACAGAACAATGTGTGCCCCATCTATGCCGCGCGCCGCTTTGATTATCTCTGCTACTTCAGGTTTCGGAATGGTACAGCTATAGAGTTCTTTATCTTTGTGTATCACCAAAGTGCCATTTTCTGCCACGTACAGAATGCGATCCTGAATCGGAGCGAAAGTGTCACGCAAGCTATAATATTGACGACCAGAGGCAGCCGAAAACAAAATACCTTGTTCCTCTAATCGTAAAAAGACATCGAAGAATTCTGGGTCTAAACGACCGTACTGATCGAGTAGCGTGCCATCCATATCGGAGGCGATAAATTTAATGCTAGCTTGTGACATGAACTAAAACTCTAATTAGGGAAGGAAAACAGCGATAGCGTTTAAGGTACAGGATCGTGAGTGAATCTCAAGTATAGTTGTTAATATAGTAATCCTGATTCAAACAGGTACAATCCTCGCTCAAATTTTTACTCGCGCGGATACACATCATGCACTCGCCTGGACATTGCTTTACTCGTTTTACTGCTGATATTTCTGGTTATGAGTTACCAGAGCAGTTTACGTTTCCGTTCTATTACACACCGCATCCTCTATGCGTATTAGCCGCTGAACAACTGCAACTGCACTTAATCACGCAAAATGACTTTGAGCATGACTTTGGGTTAGAGGATAAGCAAGCGGGACGAGGGAAAATGTTCGGCGTGCTTTTGGTACAAAATCAACAAGGTGAGCTAGGGTATCTCAGTGCTTTCTCCGGCAAGATCGCCGATCAAAACTTGTTGCCTGGGTTTGTACCACCAGTGTATGACATGCTGACAGATGAAGGTTTTTTCCGCGCTGAAACCGACGCCATCAATGCAATCAATGCCGAATACAAGCAGTGTGCAGATAACCCCGAATTAATTGAGCTCAAAGCAGAGATTCAAGCCGATCGCGCTTCATACCAGCAAGAAGAACAGGCGCAACGCCAAATCATGATAGACGGCCGCGCGAATCGAAAACTGCAGCGTAAACAGGGTGAGCAAACACTAGGTCCCGATGAACTAAAGACGTTGTTAGACGACTTGGGTAAGCAAAGTGTGGCCGAGAAAAATGCGCTCAAATACCTCAAGATGGCGTGGGATGAAAAACTGGCAGTGAAAGAGCAGCGTTTAGCCACTTTAAAACATGAACTTTCAGAACTTAAAGAGCGCCGAAAAACACTGTCTAACGCGTTACAGCATAAACTGCACAGACAGTACCGGTTTCTTAACGACTTAGGCGAAGAACGCGATTTAGTGGATATTTTTGCCAATACCACGAATCCGGTGCCACCAGCAGGCGCAGGTGAATGTGCTGCCCCGAAACTGCTTCAGTACGCGTTTAAACATGGCTTTAAACCGCTGGCGCTTGCCGAGTTCTGGTGGGGGGAATCACCAAAGTCAGAAGTGCGCCAGCACAAGAAGTTTTACCCATCGTGCAACAGTAAGTGCCAACCGATACTAGGCCACATGCTGCAAGGTATGAACGTCGAACCCAACCCGCTGGCAGAAAACTGGGCAGAAGACAAAGAACTGGAAATTCTCTATCAGGACGAAGCCATGGTTGTAGTAAACAAGCCATCAGGTTTGCTGTCTGTTCCGGGCAAAACCATCAAAGACTCGGCGTACACAAGGCTACAGGCAATGTTCCCTGACGTTGAAGGGCCTTTTGTCATCCATCGCTTAGATATGGCGACATCAGGCATTTTGGTGTTTGCACTGACCAAACGCGCGAATAAAAGCTTACAGAAGCAGTTCATGGCTCGTGGCGTACAAAAACGCTACATGGCTCTGCTGGAAGGTGAACTTAGTGATGCCGAGGGTGATATCTCATTACCTATGCGTGGTGACCCAGAAGATCGCCCGCGCCAATTGGTTTGCTTTGAGCATGGTAAACCAGCGGAGACGCACTGGCAGTTGATTGAAGTTAAAAATGGCCGTAGCAAGGTGTATATGTACCCTAAAACTGGCCGTACCCACCAACTGCGTGTCCATAGCGCTCATCACATGGGGTTAAATATGCCAATGGTCGGCGATGGCCTGTATGGCGAAAAGGCGAATCGCTTACACCTGCATGCAGAAATGCTGGAACTGGATCATCCATACAGCAAAGAGCGCATGAGCTTCCATGCCGATTGTGAGTTTTGAACTTACCAAGCTATTGATTGATAATATGATTCATTTTTGCAACAAGTTCATTATAGTGATGAGAAATTACTCTAGTAGTGAATAACAGCTACTACCTTTTTATATACCAAAAAATAATTTTTTTGAGTTTTTTATCAGCGCCCTAAATAAATAAAAATTAACAATAAATCAACTTAAAATTACATTTTGTTACAATTTTTAATATTAAGCAACATTGAGCTCAAAAAATATGCAGCTAGGATCGAAGGTAATATCCCGTTGCCAGCTTGAAAGTGCTGTCTATTTCATTGGTAGGTTGGTAGTTCGCTAATCAACAAAAAATATGAATTAACACAAACACGTTGTGTTAATTCATATAAACCTATCGGAGAAGCAGCATGAACAGCAGCTCCCGCACCATTCTTATAGCAATCATTTTCTTGTGTTTCGTAGCCTCGGGTTGTAAGGACTCATCTTCATCAGCAGATGAAGCCTCCTCAGTAGAACCACAAACTCTTCTGAGTGCTGAAGCACTAAGCAATCATTACGTCGCACTTGCGTTTGAAGGGCCCCCTTCTGCCAATCTTGAGGATCCGAGCAATTACGAGATCGTCGATGAGTTTGGTACAACACTGCAAGTTACCGACGGTTTTATTGACGAAAGTGGTTCACAGATAATTTTAACGACCACAGCTCAGCAAGAGAATAACTATACGCTAACTCTGAAATCCGAGGATTCTAAGTTAGCTTCTCAATCTGTTTCGGCGTTTTTTGTTTCATACGCCAATGCTGCGGCTAACAACTCTGTCCAGTTCAAGGGTTCTCTTCGCCCAGAGCCTGCACTATTAACAGCTATCTCACTCTCAAACACACAAGTGCTTCTGACCTTTAGTGATGATATGTCTACTTCAGTAGAAACTATTGAATTTTACCGAATTGTCGCAGCCGATGACAGCACACCAGAAGTCGATGTCGGAGGGCTAACTGTGTTACAAGCCACTTTAGGCTCTGACACTTCAACGGTTATTCTCACAACAAGCTCTCAGGACAATATTCAATATCGGGTCAAAGTAACTAATGTTTGGTCCTCACCAGAAAAAAAGAGAATAGATCCGAACTACACAATTCAGAATTTCTTTGGCATTGACCCGATTGATACAACTCCTCCAGTAGTAAAAGGAGTTGAAACGACCGGGCCTACGACAATTGTACTCACCTTCAATGAAGCGGTTTCTGACAACGCTGGAGACCCAAGCAATTACACCGTTTACTACTGCCAAGTTGCGGAAAGCCCATGCCAGGAGCAAAATCGCGTTCAGCTCGCCATTACTGATGCCGTATTGAATCAGTACAACACGCAGGTGCTTTTGACGACGTTACCGCAAGAAGTGGGAGTTGAATATTTCGTTGTCGTAGAAGGTGTACAAGATCCTAAAGGCAATGTCGTTGATACAACTAACACCGCTAATACCGTAACAACAATCTACGCGGGTGAATCGGATCCAGCGACAGTATTGGAGTTACCTCGTTTAATCGGTGCTAATTCAACCAGCAATACAACTGTGGTTGTAAGCTTTAGCAAACCCATGTCATCAAGTGTCGAAGACCCTGGTAACTATTTTATCGTACAAGAAAATGTCAATAGTGAAGCAGGTACACTAAGCATTGTCAGCGCTAAATATCTGTCCAACGATCGAAATTCAGTTTTACTTCAAACGCGTTCTCAAAATGAACTGACGTATCGTATTACCGCAGTAAACGTAAAAGATACCTATGGTCAGGAGCTGGATAACTCATTTACTGCCGGAGGTTTTCTAAGTGCCAACACAGCGTTATTCGCAGGTACGCCCACAGACAATCAGTCTTTGTTAGATTCAGATAGTGATGGGCTTACTGATAACGACGAGCTCTCCGGTTATGAAGTGGAATATATTACGTTAACTGGAGATAAAGTACGCAAACAGGTGACAAGTAGCCCTGATCTGTTCGATACCGACGGTGATGGAATTAGCGACTTTGAAGAAAGGAGCTATGGTTCAGACCCTCGAAATAGAGACACCGATTACGATGACCTAAGTGACTATCAAGAACTCAACGAAATTTACACTGACCCATTTAATCAAGATTCAGATGGTGACGGATTAACGGATGGAGTGGAATTCAACAGCTTCAGCACTTCTCCATTATTCGCTGATACTGATGGCGATCAGTTGGATGATTTCTATGAAATCACAGTAAATAGAAACCCTCGCATTTCCGACCTCCCACAACTGGATATCGAAGTCGGTAATATAAACCTTCAGCTTGATTATCGTTTCGATGTAACCAAAGAAGGTAGTACCACTAGGGGCGAAACAGAGTCCGTCAGCACGACTCTAACCCAAACACGATCAAGTGAATACAGTAAGTCTGACAGTAGCTCACATAGCTTCGATGTTAAGCTGGGCTTCCAACAAGAGCTAGGATTTAAAGCGACATCCCTTGTACCTGAATGGAAGCTCAGTCTAAGCCAAGAATTAAGTACAAACAACAGTTGGACTTCTAGCGTTTCTCGAACCTCAAGTGAGGCATCAACGCGCGAATATGCCAAGTCATTGGAAACTAACCAAGAAGTTGTACGCGGAGAGACAGTGACACGCGTCGTAGAAAGTGCAAGCATATCCGTACCGATTTATATCAAATCAACGAATGATATTGCCTTTACAGTGACCAACATCATTGTTACGGCATTAGTACCGAACGAGGGGGATCCAGCAGTACTGATTCCAATTGCAACCCTAGTCCCAGCCGCCGATGCCTCACTTTCTTTCTCTTTAGGCCCACTGATTCCTGCAAGAGGCCCTATAGAATTTAAAGAAGAC encodes:
- the kdgR gene encoding DNA-binding transcriptional regulator KdgR, whose amino-acid sequence is MKTSNQPEAVSSVLKVFHILQALGEQKSIGVSDLSQRLMMSKATTYRFLQTMKSLGYVSQEGEDDKYSLTLKLFELGSKSLEYVDLIELADKEMRHISEQTNEALHLGALDDNAIIYIHKIDSGYNLRMQSRIGRRNPLYSTAIGKVLLSERDESFVREVLSGVEFIKHTEKTLENTEQVLEELAKVRAQHFAEDNEEQEPGLRCIAAPVYNRFGQIIAALSISFPVIRFEEERMEEYVGLLHQAGKNISEHLGYHNYPA
- a CDS encoding LysR family transcriptional regulator, with translation MANWEGVTEFVAVAETNSFTGAANKLKTSVAQISRRVSALEQRLAVKLLHRTTRKVSLSEAGQLYYQQCKHLLEGLELAELAVTQMQAEPKGILRVTAPVTYGEMNLAPLLHQFLERHPQVNLDLILTNQRLDLIEKGVDVAIRLGRLQDSSMIAKRLSSRQMYVCASPNYLERFGEPHTLSELGRHQCLVGSVDYWHFKEQNREKSLRVSGRIKCNSGFALVDAAKRGLGLVQLPDYYVQEALDCGELVEVLSDYRDDREGIWALYPPSHKLSPKVRLLIDFLAKELA
- a CDS encoding HD domain-containing protein produces the protein MTKHNTPLAGFTHMEHGTAQDWKIIAEQFVDYAGELPDRIIKHLLLLDGDFGGFQVDRLTHSLQCATLAYRDGKDDEYVVCALLHDIGDTLGSYNHPDIAATILEPFVSEENHWMIKHHGIFQGYYFFHHLNMDREMHKAYIDHPCYQRTLEFVRKYDAPAFDPELDTLPLEFFEPMIRKVFERPVRSIYKQAQDKIAAE
- a CDS encoding class II aldolase/adducin family protein codes for the protein MNSSMRNQVSEQEWQLRVELAACYRLVAEFGWDDLIFTHISVRIPGPEHHFLINPYGMMFDEITASDLIKIDQDGNKLQDTPHSVNHAGFIIHSCIHEARHDVGCIIHTHTRAGVAVSAQKNGILPISQQSTYVLSSLAYHDYEGVAVREDEQPRLQQDLGEATFLVLRNHGLLTVGKTVADAFLSMYALETTCQIQLAAQSGGSELIHIESKIVSSITEAVKTQGVNGSIVWPALLRKLDRIDPRYKD
- a CDS encoding S-(hydroxymethyl)glutathione dehydrogenase/class III alcohol dehydrogenase, which gives rise to MALEIKPGQTSIKSKAAVAWAAGEPLKMEEVDVQLPKKGEVLVRIVATGVCHTDAFTLSGDDPEGIFPAILGHEGGGIVEMVGEGVTSVEVGDHVIPLYTAECGECKFCKSGKTNLCQAVRETQGKGLMPDGTSRFSINGETIFHYMGCSTFSEYTVLPEISLAKVNKEAPLEEVCLLGCGVTTGMGAVLNTAKVQEGDTVAIFGLGGIGLSAIIGARMAGASRIIGIDINESKFDLAKQLGATDVINPQKFDKPIQEVIVEMTDGGVDFSFECIGNVNVMRQALECCHKGWGESVIIGVAGAGQEISTRPFQLVTGRVWRGSAFGGVKGRSELPEIVEKYMAGEFGLQEFITHTMGLEDVNEAFDLMHEGKSIRSVIHMDK
- the fghA gene encoding S-formylglutathione hydrolase, which encodes MMIENVSQAKVFGGWHKQYTHESSSLNCQMRFAIFLPPNATKSHPVPVLYWLSGLTCSDENFMQKAGAFRMAAELGIAIVAPDTSPRGEGVADDENYDLGQGAGFYLNATQAPWSQHYFMYDYITKELPAIIENNFPVSDVKSISGHSMGGHGALTIGLKNADQYRSISAFSPISNPIQCPWGQKAFTAYLGTDIENWKQYDASELLKQGPSPLAILVDQGDADGFLSEQLKPELLVAAANKHGSELTLRMQPGYDHSYYFISSFIDDHLNFHAKYLFE
- a CDS encoding oxidoreductase, with translation MKKILVLGLLCFAPFISAHTVSFSNGPQKSSVALELEDIQSLPETTYTTELPWSKGESEFTGVKLSDLLTYVYGDIPAQIDISGLNNYHATVTRPDIVRYEPILAYQKDKHYIKIRDKGPYWVVYPLNLYPELNRSAYHAQMVWQVNEIKLIKK
- a CDS encoding sensor domain-containing diguanylate cyclase, with translation MKLSDTYPLKPQKWRYTTLSKLLLFVFATSLLLANVVLLQQTRALAQNFTNEQKQATWFLFQLSKELSELVGEARRLDEDIQDINGAELQYELAWSRFDLLINSDDAYTFFSRNNIQQYFLELFEQFKDLEPFLVEASNGDRQAAAQFYRSTQTLYLDLVDFVNQNFRLTSKVYEAQKGETQRLVQAQYMLFATFVLSTLSLIYFFYRESSFHRKLALSDPLTRLGNRSALFVTLRKNMQQKNTFYLCILDLNGFKKINDTHGHQAGDKVLRAIANRLKSMEINNFTTYRMGGDEFAIVVQDKAISEEEIQRHINAVFDDPVLKTENDHQLSTSIGIARYPMDSDNIDFLINIADKRMYKMKFQR
- a CDS encoding Cof-type HAD-IIB family hydrolase; amino-acid sequence: MSQASIKFIASDMDGTLLDQYGRLDPEFFDVFLRLEEQGILFSAASGRQYYSLRDTFAPIQDRILYVAENGTLVIHKDKELYSCTIPKPEVAEIIKAARGIDGAHIVLCGKRSAYIEIQDQKTLEEFQKYYHRCENVDDLLQVDDEFIKVAICHFDGSEELVFPTMNGQFGDSHKVVVSAKIWLDVMNAKASKGAAIQYLQQTMNFTPAETMTFGDYLNDLEMLQVSEHSYAVANAHEEIKKIARFSAPSNQESGVLTVLKEKFLNN